A stretch of the Rhipicephalus microplus isolate Deutch F79 unplaced genomic scaffold, USDA_Rmic scaffold_18, whole genome shotgun sequence genome encodes the following:
- the LOC142785125 gene encoding uncharacterized protein LOC142785125 isoform X3, translating to MIEEVRSSFIEEVMAIERLESWTKHMLTVKAQSIRVHTFFMAQYAINVFVNNTMAQARALTFQFRLPIQPPQECCSGSASHVQPLHANISEREDVSYTQNGHSDFRLSLQGDIFRKYQDLKKWKTAPRSSWPTRACAGGPT from the exons ATGATCGAAGAAGTGCGATCTTCTTTTATAGAAGAGGTCATGGCAATAGAACGCCTCGAAAGTTGGACCAAGCATATGCTGACAGTCAAG GCTCAGAGTATTAGAGTGCACACGTTCTTCATGGCGCAGTACGCAATCAACGTGTTCGTTAATAACACGATGGCACAG GCGAGGGCTCTCACTTTTCAATTCCGGCTGCCAATTCAACCCCCACAGGAATGTTGTAG TGGTTCCGCTAGCCATGTTCAACCTCTCCATGCCAACATCAGCGAGAGAGAG GATGTTTCATATACCCAGAATGGGCACTCGGATTTCCGCCTGTCTCTTCAGGGCGACATTTTCAG GAAATATCAGGATTTGAAAAAGTGGAAGACTGCACCGCGGTCATCGTGGCCTACGAG agcatgtGCGGGCGGCCCGACCTGA